One region of Sardina pilchardus chromosome 18, fSarPil1.1, whole genome shotgun sequence genomic DNA includes:
- the vwc2 gene encoding LOW QUALITY PROTEIN: brorin (The sequence of the model RefSeq protein was modified relative to this genomic sequence to represent the inferred CDS: deleted 2 bases in 1 codon) → MLCSVAMATGLVLATWWLMTGARGNPVAPLPEGGERERLERALTQAKEGALSPSAQQRLEEISLTGGLEAGRGSNKSTGGRAKPGWTPPRRGPKPQGSSQEQPWGARDSLKQGDDGPTGEPNDVSMDPIDEYAFPDYRGKGCMDETGFVFAIGETFTPGPSTCPCVCTDEGPLCAKPECPKLHPRCLRVDTSQCCPQCKEKKNYCEFRGKMYSSLEEFKVSPCEKCRCEPSGEVLCSVAACPQTECVDPEYEPDQCCPVCKSGPNCYADTAVIPAGREVKIDECTICYCTYEEGTWRIERQATCSKNECRRR, encoded by the exons atgctgtgctCCGTTGCCATGGCGACGGGACTGGTCCTGGCTACGTGGTGGCTGATGACGGGCGCCCGCGGCAACCCCGTGGCGCCCCTGCCCGAGGGCGGAGAGCGTGAGCGCCTGGAGCGGGCCTTGACCCAGGCCAAGGAGGGCGCCCTGAGCCCCAGCGCCCAGCAGCGGCTGGAGGAGATCAGCCTCACGGGCGGGCTGGAGGCCGGCCGTGGCTCCAACAAGAGCACCGGGGGGAGGGCTAAGCCTGGCTGGACCCCCCCGAGACGCGGGCCCAAGCCCCAGGGCAGCAGCCAGGAGCAGCCCTGGGGCGCGCGAGACTCCCTGAAGCAGGGAGACGACGGACCAACTGGCGAGCCCAACGACGTCTCCATGGACCCCATCGACGAGTACGCCTTCCCCGACTACCGGGGCAAGGGCTGCATGGACGAGACGGGCTTCGTGTTCGCCATCGGGGAGACGTTCACCCCCGGCCCCTCCACGTGCCCGTGCGTCTGCACGGACGAGGGGCCCCTGTGTGCCAAGCCGGAGTGCCCCAAGCTCCACCCGCGCTGCCTGCGCGTGGACACCAGCCAGTGCTGCCCACAGTGCAAGGAGAAGAAGAACTACTGTGAATTCCGGGGGAAAATGTACTCGTCACTGGAGGAGTTCAAG gtgtccCCCTGTGAGAAGTGTCGCTGTGAGCCCAGTGGTGAG GTGCTGTGCTCTGTAGCTGCCTGCCcccagacagagtgtgtggaCCCAGAGTATGAGCCAGATCAGTGCTGCCCTGTCTGCAAGAGTG GACCCAACTGCTACGCGGATACTGCGGTGATTCCAGCCGGCCGTGAGGTGAAGATTGACGAGTGCACCATCTGCTACTGCACCTACGAGGAGGGCACGTGGCGCATCGAGCGGCAAGCCACCTGCAGTAAGAACGAGTGTCGGCGCAGATAA
- the LOC134064075 gene encoding protein SPMIP7, translated as MSASMEPHRIRLIMRPNQSQIGVDKWLHKQINLPCERGPEGRYEFESLKENALHGFTKFNPQAQPPAENAALAPLRDEVLLIDPCSGQLTAGAEVNLGNKRCRKFIDRVYTPSDLWVPAGSRDRPQTPPQRPSAVVCDSAEHSSWNSRTLSDAALRAGLGGWTSAERVKPADPKIPGSVKFFSFFLEKDDSNPKPYSNISLQSVNEAAQHCIYTSVAQRGYEDVAWDTKLPPRLKPPSTTWEKMADPVDQHFTMRRYHTRPELWQAVGPHWNRNQLRSRNEVKKPITFTSPCPKSGQIPLYCGTVGSENIDNIDIVGKGFTPLTMLRKSVPPYTPTAHRPTIPGYTGKGHYDDAARPSSCSLPALPRTAPALGGSRRSRPAFGRSGPLSRMVTRVPPQNPFLQPSPPVFPIST; from the exons ATGTCTGCCTCCATGGAGCCCCACAGAATTCGACTCATTATGAGACCTAATCAGAGCCAAATTGGGGTGGACAAATGGTTACATAAACAGATCAATCTGCCATGCGAGAGGGGTCCCGAAGGAAGGTACGAATTCGAAAGCCTGAAAGAAAATGCGCTCCACGGTTTTACAAAATTCAATCCGCAAGCCCAGCCACCGGCGGAGAACGCTGCCTTGGCACCGTTGCGAGATGAGGTGTTACTAATTGACCCATGCTCAGGACAGCTGACTGCAGGCGCAGAAGTGAATCTTGGAAACAAAAGATGCCGCAAGTTTATAGACAGAGTATACACTCCGTCTGACTTGTGGGTTCCAGCTGGCTCAAGAGATAGACCGCAGACACCACCACAGAGGCCATCGGCTGTGGTCTGTGACTCAGCTGAACACAGCTCATGGAATTCCAGAACCCTGTCTGACGCAGCACTTCGGGCGGGCTTAGGAG GTTGGACAAGCGCTGAGAGAGTGAAACCTGCTGATCCTAAAATTCCAGGCTCAGTGAAGTTCTTCAGTTTTTTTCTGGAAAAGGATGACTCAAATCCG AAGCCATACTCCAATATCTCACTGCAGTCCGTGAATGAGGCAGCTCAGCACTGCATATACACATCAGTGGCTCAAAG AGGCTATGAGGATGTTGCTTGGGATACAAAGTTGCCCCCGCGGCTGAAACCCCCTTCAACGACTTGGGAGAAAATGGCAGACCCTGTGGATCAGCATTTCACCATGAGAAGATACCACACCAGGCCTGAGCTGTGGCAG GCTGTCGGGCCCCATTGGAACAGAAATCAACTACGTTCCAGAAATGAAGTGAAGAAGCCAATCACATT TACCAGCCCATGTCCAAAGTCAGGCCAGATCCCTTTGTACTG TGGCACAGTTGGATCAGAAAACATAGACAACATAGACATCGTTGGGAAGGGCTTCACCCCTCTGACCATGCTGCGTAAATCAGTGCCTCCATACACCCCCACGGCCCA tCGACCCACCATCCCAGGTTACACTGGTAAAGGCCATTATGATGACGCGGCCCGCccctccagctgcagcctgcctGCTCTGCCCCGCACCGCTCCTGCCCTGGG GGGTAGCCGTCGGAGCCGCCCCGCCTTTGGCCGCTCGGGCCCACTGTCCAGGATGGTGACCAGAGTTCCACCCCAGAACCCGTTCCTCCAGCCAAGCCCTCCAGTATTCCCCATCTCTACTTAG